The DNA window TTTCATCGTAGATCGCATTCAGGTACGGATACCTCTTCAGCACTGAAGGAACGATCCTTGCAAGGAAGCCTGTAACTGTGACCTTGACGCCGCGTGCCCTTGCAGAATCCAGTATGGACATCATCGAAGTTACGTCAACCTCTTCCATAACGGTGAAGTGAGGCATTATCTGCTTTGCCTTCGTCATCTTGTCGAAGATTATGCGCCTCAGGCCGTGCATCTCAAGTATCTCCTCTGCACCAGCAGGCTGTTTCTGCGCAGGTATATGCGGAGACGTGTGTACCTCCTCAACCTTCTTCTGGGCTGATGGCTGCGGTGATTTCATGTATCTCTCCAGATCGTCCAGTGTCACACGTCCAGCCTCGCCTGTGCCACCGACCTTTGACAGATCTATGCCGTTCTCCCTGGCTATCCTCCTGACGGCCGGACTAGCCAGAACATGCGTAGATACCTCAGGTAGGGGCACCTGCTTCACCTGAACGGCTTCAGCCGGCTTCTCCTCTTTCTCCGGCACCTGCTGGATCTCTGCCGATTCTCCAGTATCGATCTGAAGGAGGGTGGAACCGACCGGAACGACCTGTCCTTCTCTGTAGAGTATCTTTGCTATCCTGCCCCTTACCGGCGATGGTATCTTGACCGTAACTTTATCAGTCATAACCTCAACGAGATCCTGATCCTTCTCCACCTCGTCTCCTTCCTTCACATCCCATTTGACTATTTCGCCTTCTGTTACGCCCTCTCCAATATCAGGCAGTTTGAATTCGTACATATGATCACCTGAATGTCATGACCTTTTCAATCGCTACGCTTATCCTGGCCTCATTTGGAAGATAGTAGTCCTCCAGCCTGTACGGGAACGGCGTATCAGGCCCTGTGACGCGCAGTATCGGTGCGTAAAGGTACTCTATGGCCCTCTCCGAGATCATGGCCGATATCTCTGCACCCACCCCAAGCGTCCTTGGAGCCTCATGAACTATGACGACGCGGCCTGTCTTCTTCACCGAGTTCAGGATCGTATCCCTGTCCATGGGAACGATCGTCCTCAGATCGATGACCTCCACATCATACTTTGACTTGGAAGCCGCGGACATAACTGTCGGAACCATCGAACCATAAGTTATAATCGTCACATCGCTGCCCTGCTTGATTATATTTGCCTTTCTGAGCGGTACTGTGTACTTGTCCTCCGGTATCTCCGCCTTCTGAGCCCTGTACAGCCTCTTCGGCTCTAAGAATATGACTGGATCTGGTGACTCTATGGCGGATATGAGCAACCCCTTGGCGTCGTATGGGTTGGATGGACTCACCACCGTCAAGCCTGCGGTATGGGCAAAGTAGGCCTCCCCGCTCTGTGAATGATAGAGGCCGCCCTTTATTCCACCACCTACTGGCGTACGCAGAACCAGCGGGACCGTGTAGTCGCCGCCAGACCTGTACCTGATCTTGGCCATCTGGTTTATTATCTGATCCATGGCCGTGTATATGAAATCCTGGAACTGTATCTCTGGTATTGGCTTCAGGCCGTTAACGGCCATTCCTATGGCCATTCCCACTATGCCAAGCTCAGAAAGCGGCGTATCTATGACACGCTGCGTACCGTACTTCGCCTGCAGGCCATCTGTGACTCGAAATACGCCTCCGTCCTTTCCAACGTCCTCGCCGAGGATTATGACGCTGTCGTCCTCTGACATCTTTAGATCCATTGCGCTGTTTAGCGCCTGAACCATGTTCATCTGCGTAGTATATCACCCCTCTCCTCTTCTATCGCCCAGGTCATCTCTGAATACACGTCATCAAACATCGTCTCCGGAGCTGGCGCTGGGATCTTCAGGCGCTCCTCAAACTTCTCATCGATCATCTTCTTGGATTCTTCCTTGATCTTCTCTATCTCCGCTTGGTTGAGGTATCCTCCTGAGATCATAAGCTTCTCCGCTATGACGATCGGATCCTGATCGCTGTTCTCCTGCACCTCATTCTTTCGGTACTTGCTTGGATCGTCCGAAGTGGAGTGCGGTCCCATCCTGTAGCTCCTAGCCTCCACGAGTATCGGATTCCCAGAACGCGCATATTCCACCGCATCCTTCACCGTTCTGTAAGTCTTTATGAAGTCATTTCCATCTACGTAGACACCCTTCATGCCGTATGCCTCTGCCTTCTTGTATATCTCGGCCTTCGTCTGCCTCTCCACAGGGAGAGATATGGCCCATCCATTGTTCTCGCACAGGAATACAACGGGTAGATCGAAGACTGCAGCAAAGTTCATGGCTGCATGGAAGTCTGGGGTGGATGTTCCGCCATCGCCGAACGTGGTTATCACAATGCCGTCCTCCTTCCTGTACTTCTTGGCATAGGCCGCACCTACCGCAAGCGGAAGGTTCGTTGCGACAGGGCTCGGTACTGACATGAAATTTATCTCCTTTGCACTGTAATGGCTAGGCATCTGCCTGCCCTTGGAGCTGTCCTCCGCGTTGCCCATTATCTGGTCAAATATCTTCTCTATTGGATGGCCCAGGTATATTAGCATCGTCACATCGCGGTAGTAGCCGTAAACACTGTCGTTCCTTGAAAGAGCCATGGCCGCACCGGCCTGCGTAGCCTCCTGCCCCATCATGGGCGTGTAGAAGCCGACCAGCCCCTGCCTCTGGGCCGTTATGATCTTTTTGTCAAAATACCTTCCCAGCACCATGGATGTGAATCCCCTCACCATAAGGTTCTTCTCATCCTGATCCAGAACTTCCGTCATACAAACACCCTCTTGAATATCCGCAGAGCATGATAATTATTAACGTGGTTGTAAAAAACGTATCCACGATCAATTGGTTTCTTTACTCTGCTCTGCACGGGTAATAATGATTATTAAGTATTTATTACTATTCATTTTGATTCGCTTATATATAAATGCAATGAGAATAAAATAAATGATATCATGAACTATAGCATAAAACGAACTGCATCATTATAATTTATTCCGATGGATACAGCCCTCTGTGAAGACTAAGACGCGCGTTATCTTGTGGTGACGATGACCTCATCGTTCAGAACAAGCATGGTGTGTTCAAACTGCGCTATGAAAGATCCGTTGTGCTCCTTCAGAACAGGGAACGAATATACCTCTTTGGAGGCCATCATGGCCCTAAGATACTTCTTGGGATCGTCTACGAGGCCCTCCAGCCATCTTTCTGCAAACGGCAGTTTGTTGAAGTTCCTGTATATGACCTCGTCCTGCCTCGGCTTTGGGCTGTCGATCATGTATATATTCCCGGGCTGGCCCTCATGTATCAGACCGATGCCCGTGGAGGCAAACGGCTCTATGGCTATAGCATGATCCGGCTGCAGTCTAACGACGTTTCCATCGTCATAATTCGGGATGAATATAGATGCATGCAGATCGTAGCGTTCCACGCCGTGACCGCCAAGGTTCCTCACCGGCTTGAAACCGTATGATCCTATGACTTCGGCTATCCTTCTTCCGATCTCGTTGACGCTCTTCATAGGCCTGACCACCTCTATGGCCGCATTGAGGGCCTGCCTTGCGGCTTCTATCAGATCAGAATGCTTGCCCTGCTCCCCAACCTCCACCGTTATGGCTGTATCGGACATGTATCCATCGATGTGCGCTCCGAAGTCAACCTTCACCACGTCCCCTGTCCTGAAGATCTTCTTATCGTTTATTGATGGCGTATAATGAGCAGCATCGTTATTTATGGACAGGTTGACGGGAAAGGCCGGCTTTGCGCCCTCATCACGCACAAACTTCTCCATCGCGCTTGCCACGTCGATCAGCTTTGATCCCGGTTCGATCATGCTTGCTCCGATCTCCAGAGCTCTCTTTCCTATCCTTCCTGCCTCCATGTATTTTTTCTTTACATCAGGATCCACTAGATCACCTCAGTATCTTCAGCCTGTACACAGCAGGTTCAACGATTGAATATATCCTTATGGATGACTCAAGATCGGATCTGCTTGTGGTCAGCCTGTGCTGATATATGCCTATTATATTCCGCATGGTACTCTCATCATAGTATCCGCTCTTCTTGGATATTATTTCAGCAGCTCTATCCGGATTCTTCGCTATGAAGTCTATACCCTTCTGGTAATAATCCAGAACGGGTTTGAATGACGCGTCCCTCGCTGCGATCATGCAGGAGGCTGCATGTATGCCCAGCTTCCTTGCTAAATCGGAATATTTCATGCCCAGAGCTATCTCATTCCCCACCAGCCCCATCTTTCCGTTGCCCGCTTCACGCATAACCGTTTCTGGGTCTGCGTTGACAACCTGGCCAGATATTGCAGATGCGATAAGCCTGGCATTGTAATCGGCCAGGGTTCCCCTCTTAACTGTGTATATGATCTTTGATTCGGTGCTTCCTATCACCGAATACATATCTATGAAGACTCCGGCCATTATGGGCATTCCGTATTTCGTGATGTTCGTTATGGAATCCAGCACGACATCAAAATTTGAGCTTTCAGAACAGGTGTTGTGCAGATCTATATCCTCATATTCCGATATAACCAGCAGTGGAAACGATACCGGCCCTGCAAATGGAGCACCTATCTTCATACGGTGGACTATTGCAATATTATTTATATGCTTATCCTAAAATGAACTTATTTCCTATTCGAATGATCATGCATGCTTCGAATGAACACGGTCCGTTCCTCAAGCCATCACCTGGGTATATTCGATGATCAGCGTAATCAACGTATAGTGCGAGTTAAACGGATCGGATCAATTCAGGATAAATATAAATATCAATATTGCCTAAAATGATCATGGTTACAAAGAAGGCCTCAGAAAGCCAGGTAATGGAACTCGAAAAGCGCAGCTACAACAATCCAGTTGTACTATGCGGTTTTGCAGGATCCACGCCGACAGGTGTGCTTGCTGCAAGTTATATCGTCGAGACACTTGGTATGCATCAGATTGCACATCTCATCTCTCAGCATATTCCACCTGTGGCCGTATTCGTGGGTGGAAAGCTGAGGCACCCATTCAGAATTTATGCCAATAATTCAAATACCGTGCTGGTTGCCATGTGCGAGGTTCCAATATCAAGCGCGCATATATACGAGATATCGAACACGCTCATGAACTGGATCGATCAGGTTGGCGCCAGCGAGATAGTCGTGATGGAGGGGAGCCCAGCAAACGGCATTCCAGAAGAAAGATCAGTGTTCGCAGTTGCCGAGAGGCCGAAGCTGGACAAGTTCAAGAAGGCAGGTATACAGCCGGCTGATTCTGCCATCATAGCTGGCATGGGTGGTGGTATCCTAAACGAATGCCTGGTCAGGAAGATAACCGGTCTTTCGCTCATAACCCCCACATCCGTGGATATACCTGATCCTGGCGCAGTTCTTGCAATAGTCGATGCGCTCAACAAGGCGTATAACCTCAAGATAAAGACGGATCTGCTAGAGGAACAGGTCAAGGAGCTCGATGAGCAGATAAAGAAGATAGAGGAGCAGTACAAGGAACTTCAGGCAAAGCAGAGCGAGCCGCAGTCCATGTATGGATGATCCCCATGATAAGGGTCAGAGGGCACATCAGGAAGGAGATCGAGATCGACTCCAGCAGAAGGGTCTCTGATCTGATGTCTGATCTCGGCCTGAACGAGGACGAATATGTGGTCATAGTGAACGGATCTCCCGTTCTGAGCGATCATATAGTGAATAAGGAAGATGATGTGGTAATACTGGAGGTGTTCTCTGGAGGATAATGCAGTCTGAACATAGAGCGTACATGGATAAAGGCTGCCATATTTTCATAACAGGTATATTTCCTAAGTTTTTTATTGTAGAATCTAAAACGAATGAGAAACTGAGTGATACCTTCAGGTATTACGCCTGAACACGTCCGCGCCGAAGAACTTATCCAGTACAGGCATCCTTTCAGAATTGCCTTTGAACCTCATTATTTCAATGTTTTTTTTGAATTTATCCAGATTTTTGCCGATGGAATAGTTCTCGATATCGGCCCTTACGATCTCCTCAATGCTTCGCTCACCAGTGAAGACGTCCACATATAGTCTGTCCCCCACGAGATATGGCCCACGCGATCTTTTCCTGATCTTCCAGCTTTCGATGAAGTCAACTGCATTATCCGTATCCACGGGTGGGCCAGTATGCACATGTATTCTATCCTCATTGCATGTCGGCGTTTCAATGAGGACGTATATTCTGTCGCTTACATCGATCTCAGAGGATATCACCCTGATCTCATGAGCCTCCATTATCTTCTGCAATACAGATCTGAACCTGTACACCTGAGGATAGATAACGTCATCAGTTAGATCAGGCTTCTGGATCGAATATATCATGATGCATGTACCCCTGTCATGGTAAGCTACGTCTTTCTTTTCGTAATCGATCTGGAAGAATTGCGCGTCCTGCGACGATATATATAACTTTGATGCTATCTTCATCCTGGACAGGCTTTCCAGGCTTACAGGCGATGCTACGTTCCTGTCAGGATCGACCGGATCTATCAACACCATGGGATCTTGAAATCTCTCGTCAACGTCCAGTATAACTCTGCCCTTCGCCTTTGAGAAGAATTGTATGACTCTATCGAAGCTTCCCAATCTTATCACAAGGAGTTCACACAGATATCCAGAAAACCCAAACGTCCTGGCCTCTGCCCCATACACGCCTATGGACTTCATGAATATCTTCAATAGCCTGACCTCGTCCCTGCCCCTATCATCGAGATGCTGATTGACATACTCCGTATGAAGTAGCGTTCTATCCACGGCACTTATCTTCCTGTCGCCGAAATGCATCTTATAGCAGGGCACAACATCTATCTTTA is part of the Thermoplasma sp. Kam2015 genome and encodes:
- a CDS encoding dihydrolipoamide acetyltransferase family protein, translating into MYEFKLPDIGEGVTEGEIVKWDVKEGDEVEKDQDLVEVMTDKVTVKIPSPVRGRIAKILYREGQVVPVGSTLLQIDTGESAEIQQVPEKEEKPAEAVQVKQVPLPEVSTHVLASPAVRRIARENGIDLSKVGGTGEAGRVTLDDLERYMKSPQPSAQKKVEEVHTSPHIPAQKQPAGAEEILEMHGLRRIIFDKMTKAKQIMPHFTVMEEVDVTSMMSILDSARARGVKVTVTGFLARIVPSVLKRYPYLNAIYDENKKSYILKKYYNIGIAVDTPDGLNVFVIKNADGKSMVEISAEIADKASRARENKLQLDEVQDSTFTITNVGTIGGIMSTPIINYPEVAILGVHRVFDRDGKKYMYLSLSCDHRLIDGAVATRFIVDLKKVIEDPNAIIYEI
- a CDS encoding alpha-ketoacid dehydrogenase subunit beta → MNMVQALNSAMDLKMSEDDSVIILGEDVGKDGGVFRVTDGLQAKYGTQRVIDTPLSELGIVGMAIGMAVNGLKPIPEIQFQDFIYTAMDQIINQMAKIRYRSGGDYTVPLVLRTPVGGGIKGGLYHSQSGEAYFAHTAGLTVVSPSNPYDAKGLLISAIESPDPVIFLEPKRLYRAQKAEIPEDKYTVPLRKANIIKQGSDVTIITYGSMVPTVMSAASKSKYDVEVIDLRTIVPMDRDTILNSVKKTGRVVIVHEAPRTLGVGAEISAMISERAIEYLYAPILRVTGPDTPFPYRLEDYYLPNEARISVAIEKVMTFR
- a CDS encoding thiamine pyrophosphate-dependent dehydrogenase E1 component subunit alpha; the encoded protein is MTEVLDQDEKNLMVRGFTSMVLGRYFDKKIITAQRQGLVGFYTPMMGQEATQAGAAMALSRNDSVYGYYRDVTMLIYLGHPIEKIFDQIMGNAEDSSKGRQMPSHYSAKEINFMSVPSPVATNLPLAVGAAYAKKYRKEDGIVITTFGDGGTSTPDFHAAMNFAAVFDLPVVFLCENNGWAISLPVERQTKAEIYKKAEAYGMKGVYVDGNDFIKTYRTVKDAVEYARSGNPILVEARSYRMGPHSTSDDPSKYRKNEVQENSDQDPIVIAEKLMISGGYLNQAEIEKIKEESKKMIDEKFEERLKIPAPAPETMFDDVYSEMTWAIEEERGDILRR
- the map gene encoding type II methionyl aminopeptidase, which translates into the protein MDPDVKKKYMEAGRIGKRALEIGASMIEPGSKLIDVASAMEKFVRDEGAKPAFPVNLSINNDAAHYTPSINDKKIFRTGDVVKVDFGAHIDGYMSDTAITVEVGEQGKHSDLIEAARQALNAAIEVVRPMKSVNEIGRRIAEVIGSYGFKPVRNLGGHGVERYDLHASIFIPNYDDGNVVRLQPDHAIAIEPFASTGIGLIHEGQPGNIYMIDSPKPRQDEVIYRNFNKLPFAERWLEGLVDDPKKYLRAMMASKEVYSFPVLKEHNGSFIAQFEHTMLVLNDEVIVTTR
- a CDS encoding DUF3834 domain-containing protein; translation: MKIGAPFAGPVSFPLLVISEYEDIDLHNTCSESSNFDVVLDSITNITKYGMPIMAGVFIDMYSVIGSTESKIIYTVKRGTLADYNARLIASAISGQVVNADPETVMREAGNGKMGLVGNEIALGMKYSDLARKLGIHAASCMIAARDASFKPVLDYYQKGIDFIAKNPDRAAEIISKKSGYYDESTMRNIIGIYQHRLTTSRSDLESSIRIYSIVEPAVYRLKILR
- a CDS encoding proteasome assembly chaperone family protein gives rise to the protein MVTKKASESQVMELEKRSYNNPVVLCGFAGSTPTGVLAASYIVETLGMHQIAHLISQHIPPVAVFVGGKLRHPFRIYANNSNTVLVAMCEVPISSAHIYEISNTLMNWIDQVGASEIVVMEGSPANGIPEERSVFAVAERPKLDKFKKAGIQPADSAIIAGMGGGILNECLVRKITGLSLITPTSVDIPDPGAVLAIVDALNKAYNLKIKTDLLEEQVKELDEQIKKIEEQYKELQAKQSEPQSMYG
- a CDS encoding MoaD/ThiS family protein; the encoded protein is MIRVRGHIRKEIEIDSSRRVSDLMSDLGLNEDEYVVIVNGSPVLSDHIVNKEDDVVILEVFSGG
- the cca gene encoding CCA tRNA nucleotidyltransferase — its product is MINYQEILSRYRPTSEEESKLKEISADIVAKINYICSLRGLRAEAVIVGSYAKGTNLRDGDLDIFIAFDRDYPEEIVNKEGLRIGHAVLPNGREKYAEHPYVSGEVKGVKIDVVPCYKMHFGDRKISAVDRTLLHTEYVNQHLDDRGRDEVRLLKIFMKSIGVYGAEARTFGFSGYLCELLVIRLGSFDRVIQFFSKAKGRVILDVDERFQDPMVLIDPVDPDRNVASPVSLESLSRMKIASKLYISSQDAQFFQIDYEKKDVAYHDRGTCIMIYSIQKPDLTDDVIYPQVYRFRSVLQKIMEAHEIRVISSEIDVSDRIYVLIETPTCNEDRIHVHTGPPVDTDNAVDFIESWKIRKRSRGPYLVGDRLYVDVFTGERSIEEIVRADIENYSIGKNLDKFKKNIEIMRFKGNSERMPVLDKFFGADVFRRNT